The Aspergillus chevalieri M1 DNA, chromosome 5, nearly complete sequence genome includes a region encoding these proteins:
- a CDS encoding putative serine-rich protein (COG:S;~EggNog:ENOG410PKY4;~TransMembrane:2 (i615-636o680-702i)), protein MRSNQSTTSPRRALHERSHSHTNSASPPASLHHVRSKSTHNSDEHENDYPLHDYSSYPHEAIYTSSPFPTKPEHVLLPNPGKGQQLFPPQTATTPSRVSSILSGEPSTGLAESSTLEASGSDSWVDFVHNSQSWLHDQSSHSSFPTPSQGNEDDDDDQTFKFYDDDKKTVSSGGDDVSLPPARTVKTVASLPSSRHPSDSSSPNIVPIGPPSIAPSSPNFVTYTDTSSVNFMRLGTSSNSESVTHRSNSVSSSANSLGTVIRHIGATPWIHGSPSEQSSWAARSFHSTPPYQSVHGSAQSQTSSHERDRSRSVRSHSHSQASSSQSGPDSEIQAVVDSGAHVQYPTIRAPSSSSSWVESSHQEPRTASYDSSTLHEPIPERSESRITSHLSTVPSNWSAECDNSFTGGANEPSSGRSTADPARPSSAVVRQSQHDTSLRLVNDSDENVGNATNLQIRNAGSGHVSTPSADSRRTGSMRSRATTSSFLTNLLPNWAKVYYRDGNAVNSALSLVTTSQSSQGHRAHPSNASRPMTRHGIRAVESTPRLASEDPRDPRSHWVAPPPTSRPPTGMFYQLRHSWSPHLYADRQRLETQASNWVAPSLDSRMEPILGRRNIQVWAFCFGFIFPLAWIVAAFLPLPPKPDIDLESTPASEVTLQARLYDLERRRHDNARWWRNLNRWMVPVGIIIITIIVALAAVGTTVGF, encoded by the exons ATGCGTTCCAATCAATCTACCACATCTCCTCGCAGAGCCCTTCATGAACGCTCGCATTCGCATACCAATTCCGCCTCTCCTCCCGCCTCCCTACACCATGTGCGCTCCAAAAGTACCCATAATAGCGACGAGCACGAGAACGACTATCCCCTCCACGACTATTCCAGTTACCCGCACGAGGCTATCTATACTTCATCCCCCTTTCCGACCAAGCCGGAACACGTGCTGCTTCCCAATCCCGGCAAGGGGCAACAGCTATTTCCGCCGCAGACTGCGACAACCCCTTCTCGCGTTTCGTCCATTCTCTCCGGCGAACCCAGCACTGGTCTCGCGGAAAGCAGTACTTTGGAAGCCTCTGGTAGTGACTCCTGGGTGGATTTTGTTCACAATTCCCAGAGCTGGCTGCATGACCAATCTAGCCACTCTTCGTTCCCGACGCCCTCTCAGGGGAacgaggatgacgatgacgaccaGACGTTCAAATTCTACGACGATGACAAGAAAACCGTCTCTTCCGGTGGTGACGATGTGAGCCTCCCGCCTGCTCGCACTGTCAAGACCGTCGCCTCTCTGCCGTCCTCTCGTCACCCCAGCGACAGCTCCAGCCCCAACATCGTCCCCATCGGCCCGCCCTCCATCGCGCCCTCGAGTCCCAATTTTGTCACCTATACCGATACCTCCAGCGTCAACTTCATGCGCCTCGGAACCTCGTCCAACTCGGAATCCGTCACTCATCGTTCCAATTCCGTTTCCTCGTCCGCCAATTCCTTGGGTACCGTCATCCGGCACATCGGGGCCACCCCCTGGATCCATGGTTCGCCCTCGGAACAATCCAGCTGGGCCGCCCGTTCCTTTCACTCTACTCCTCCTTATCAATCCGTCCACGGTTCGGCCCAGTCCCAGACTTCCTCCCATGAGCGCGATCGCTCGCGCTCTGTCCGCAGCCACTCTCACTCCCAGGCCTCCTCGTCCCAGAGCGGGCCTGACTCTGAGATTCAAGCCGTTGTTGACAGCGGTGCTCACGTGCAGTACCCGACTATCCGTGCTCCTTCCTCATCCAGCTCTTGGGTTGAATCGTCGCACCAGGAGCCGCGCACCGCCTCCTACGATTCCTCCACCCTCCACGAACCCATCCCTGAACGATCCGAAAGCCGCATCACCTCCCATCTATCTACTGTACCTTCAAATTGGTCCGCTGAATGCGACAATAGTTTCACGGGCGGCGCAAATGAACCCTCGTCCGGGCGCTCAACAGCGGATCCCGCTCGACCTTCCTCCGCAGTGGTCCGTCAGTCCCAACACGACACTTCTCTACGACTAGTCAATGACTCGGATGAGAACGTCGGCAATGCAACCAATCTCCAAATTCGCAATGCGGGCTCGGGCCATGTCAGCACTCCCTCCGCCGACTCGCGACGAACCGGTAGCATGCGGAGTCGTGCCACCACCTCCAGCTTCCTTACCAATCTGCTTCCGAACTGGGCCAAGGTGTACTACCGGGATGGTAATGCGGTGAATTCCGCTCTGTCGCTTGTCACCACCAGCCAATCCTCTCAAGGACATCGCGCTCACCCGTCGAACGCCAGCCGACCCATGACGCGCCATGGTATTCGTGCAGTTGAGAGCACTCCGCGGTTAGCATCAGAGGATCCCCGGGATCCGCGCAGCCATTGGGTTGCCCCCCCACCGACATCGCGACCGCCGACGGGGATGTTCTATCAATTGCGACACAGCTGGTCACCTCATTTGTATGCGGACCGACAAAGGCTGGAAACCCAGGCTAGTAACTGGGTTGCACCGTCATTGGACTCGCGGATGGAACCGATCCTTGGACGGAGGAACATTCAAGTCTGGGCGTTTTGTTTTGGGTTCATCTTCCCACTTG CCTGGATTGTGGCTGCATTCCTGCCATTGCCCCCCAAACCCGACATCGACCTCGAGTCGACCCCCGCAAGTGAAGTTACACTCCAGGCGAGATTGTACGACCTTGAGCGCCGTCGACATGACAATGCTCGGTGGTGGAGGAACCTCAACCGTTGGA
- a CDS encoding CAAX prenyl protease RCE1 (BUSCO:EOG09263IMF;~COG:O;~EggNog:ENOG410PI47;~InterPro:IPR003675,IPR039731;~MEROPS:MER0004246;~PFAM:PF02517;~TransMembrane:7 (o37-59i79-99o119-140i185-208o228-249i256-278o316-334i);~go_component: GO:0016020 - membrane [Evidence IEA];~go_component: GO:0030176 - integral component of endoplasmic reticulum membrane [Evidence IEA];~go_function: GO:0004222 - metalloendopeptidase activity [Evidence IEA];~go_process: GO:0071586 - CAAX-box protein processing [Evidence IEA]): MAPVSLLARFKSLYSGRGMSSTHLSQALLTCTDEPVLSVNMAAVASVLLTLAYVVPFYVSSTTRPSPSLSRDAPSVIRARIRAVTLSCLGGSLAVLWMILSKTNAPLDHALHLLGWWPIALGDVFRSLFLTAILFLGPLFERGIAEGEWKEWIRGSRVSESLRGWIGWRNYVAGPVTEEIMFRSIIIALHLLAKVSSGHIVFIAPVYFGIAHVHHFYEFRLTHPETSILLALLRSFVQFTYTTIFGWYANFLYLRTASLFAVILAHSFCNWCGLPRLWGRVEAGVALAPPPIKGKDDERARPIYTTPGELGIGWTVTYYVLLVVGAVGFWYALWPLTESSHALAGF, translated from the exons ATGGCGCCTGTTTCCCTCCTTGCCCGCTTCAAAAGTCTCTACTCCGGGCGTGGTATGTCCTCCACTCATTTATCACAAGCACTACTGACATGCACAGATGAACCCGTCCTGTCAGTCAACATGGCTGCTGTAGCTTCT GTCCTTCTGACTCTCGCCTACGTCGTCCCCTTCTACGTCTCCTCCACCACCCGTCCATCGCCCAGTCTCAGTCGCGATGCTCCATCGGTCATCCGCGCGCGAATCCGCGCCGTGACTCTATCCTGTCTGGGTGGCTCCCTGGCTGTACTCTGGATGATTCTCAGCAAGACCAATGCGCCTCTCGACCACGCTCTTCATCTCCTGGGGTGGTGGCCTATCGCTCTGGGTGACGTCTTCCGCTCGTTATTTCTCACGGCCATTCTATTCCTAGGACCCCTCTTTGAACGAGGAATTGCCGAAGGTGAATGGAAAGAATGGATCCGCGGCAGCAGAGTCTCCGAATCCCTCCGTGGCTGGATTGGTTGGAGAAACTACGTGGCCGGGCCTGTCACTGAGGAAATCATGTTCcgatccatcatcatcgcgtTACATCTTCTTGCCAAAGTGTCCTCCGGACATATTGTCTTCATTGCGCCAGTGTACTTTGGTATTGCACATGTTCACCACTTCTACGAGTTCCGCCTGACTCATCCGGAGACTTCGATTTTGCTTGCCCTTCTGCGCTCCTTCGTTCAGTTCACATATACGACTATCTTCGGCTGGTACGCCAACTTCCTCTATCTGCGCACTGCATCACTGTTCGCTGTCATCCTCGCTCACAGCTTCTGCAACTGGTGCGGTCTGCCCCGTCTATGGGGGCGTGTTGAAGCCGGCGTCGCTCTAGCACCACCACCCATCAAAGGTAAAGATGATGAGCGTGCGCGTCCGATATATACTACTCCCGGAGAGCTTGGAATTGGATGGACAGTAACGTACTATGtgcttcttgttgttggggCTGTTGGGTTTTGGTATGCTTTGTGGCCATTGACCGAGTCGAGTCATGCTTTGGCGGGTTTTTGA
- a CDS encoding uncharacterized protein (COG:S;~EggNog:ENOG410PPJ2) — translation MSPGLIPLNGPEYTKEGLEICFALSYYIRMRLVSNLLPLLSQSQHPHVLSVLNGGKEKAIYDNNIGLAKNWSPIAVINHTTTMTTLSFEYLSEKNEQITFMHAFPGWVQTDIFARLTPPESSEILWRMTLAAVRGVVALVMRFFGISTEESGERHVYHLTSESSFGPGAWRIDNSSEVVTLSGVLGRYREGGWPGKILGVYFGCV, via the exons ATGAGTCCTGGGCTGATTCCATTGAATGGACCGGAGT ATACAAAAGAGGGTCTTGAGATATGCTTCGCACTTTCATACTACATCAGAATGCGTCTCGTATCCAATCTActccctcttctttcccaaTCACAGCACCCACATGTCCTCAGCGTGCTCAACGGCGGCAAAGAGAAGGCCATATACGACAACAACATCGGCCTTGCGAAGAACTGGTCCCCAATCGCGGTCATCAATCACACCACCACAATGACAACGCTCTCATTCGAGTACCTCTCAGAAAAGAACGAGCAAATCACCTTCATGCACGCATTCCCCGGCTGGGTCCAAACGGACATCTTTGCCCGGCTGACACCTCCAGAGTCATCGGAGATTCTTTGGAGGATGACGCTAGCAGCGGTTCGTGGTGTTGTAGCGCTGGTTATGAGATTCTTTGGTATCTCGACGGAGGAAAGTGGGGAGAGACATGTTTATCATCTTACGAGTGAGAGTAGCTTTGGGCCGGGTGCGTGGCGGATTGATAATTCGAGCGAGGTGGTTACTTTGTCTGGTGTGCTGGGGCGATATAGGGAGGGTGGATGGCCGGGGAAGATTTTGGGAGTATACTTTGGGTGTGTTTGA
- a CDS encoding sucrase/ferredoxin-like domain-containing protein (COG:O;~EggNog:ENOG410PFM3;~InterPro:IPR009737,IPR036249;~PFAM:PF06999) has product MKPRLQPHWRPSFGTFRPHSQIRFASRLRARLDIPPPFPVTKSCPEPSCDCPPTPAMPKGLPIDYEQPLNGTMAAYAQQLLVCTGQRDWTSRIEDDGKEESWGNLARGLKKLLGRGGPYADPFNNILVSNSSLTASSSSSSASAFLFPSFKYFPSIPVDANDAANPGLSQFVQAFLLPEKLHPMQESSLPESKRDQLVRVPNLASQFPGAIDIHQSPVILICGHRGRDMRCGVMAPILESEFDRILSARGFSTSVSDSKTVDNPEHAHIGLISHVGGHKYAGNVIIYVPPRMKMRDGASNPLAGKGIWYGRVEPRHVEGIVEETVFGGKVVTDHFRGGIGKDGEILRL; this is encoded by the exons ATGAAACCACGACTACAACCGCATTGGCGGCCGTCCTTTGGTACCTTCAGACCCCATTCACAAATACGCTTCGCCAGCCGCCTGCGCGCTCGTCTCGATATCCCTCCTCCATTCCCCGTCACGAAATCATGTCCCGAACCCAGTTGCGATTGTCCGCCCACGCCCGCGATGCCAAAAGGACTCCCGATTGACTATGAACAACCATTGAATGGAACCATGGCTGCGTATGCGCAACAGTTGCTGGTCTGTACCGGGCAGCGGGATTGGACTAGTCGCATTGAGGATGACGGGAAGGAGGAGAGTTGGGGAAATCTTGCGAGGGGATTGAAGAAGTTACTTGGGCGTGGTGGTCCTTATGCTGAT CCATTCAATAATATCCTTGTTTCAAATTCCTCATTGACCgcgtcctcatcctcgtcgtccgcTTCGGCCTTTCTCTTCCCCAGCTTCAAATACTTCCCGTCGATTCCCGTCGACGCCAACGACGCAGCAAATCCTGGTTTATCACAATTCGTCCAAGCCTTCCTCCTCCCTGAGAAACTCCACCCCATGCAAGAATCCTCCCTCCCTGAATCTAAACGCGACCAACTAGTCCGTGTTCCAAACCTAGCATCTCAGTTTCCCGGCGCAATCGACATCCACCAGTCCCCCGTGATACTCATCTGCGGCCACCGCGGCCGCGACATGCGCTGCGGAGTTATGGCACCAATCCTGGAATCCGAATTCGACCGTATTCTCTCCGCGCGCGGGTTTTCTACTTCCGTTAGTGATAGCAAGACAGTCGACAACCCCGAGCACGCCCATATCGGACTGATCAGCCATGTCGGGGGACACAAGTATGCTGGGAATGTAATCATCTATGTTCCACCCAGGATGAAGATGCGCGATGGTGCTTCTAACCCGCTGGCCGGGAAGGGGATTTGGTATGGACGTGTTGAACCAAGACATGTTGAGGGTATTGTCGAGGAGACTGTTTTTGGGGGGAAGGTGGTTACGGATCATTTTCGGGGTGGGATTGGGAAAGATGGAGAAATTTTACGGTTGTAG
- the NAM2 gene encoding leucine--tRNA ligase NAM2 (COG:J;~EggNog:ENOG410PHW1;~InterPro:IPR013155,IPR009080,IPR025709,IPR001412, IPR014729,IPR009008,IPR015413,IPR002300,IPR002302;~PFAM:PF00133,PF08264,PF13603;~go_function: GO:0000166 - nucleotide binding [Evidence IEA];~go_function: GO:0002161 - aminoacyl-tRNA editing activity [Evidence IEA];~go_function: GO:0004812 - aminoacyl-tRNA ligase activity [Evidence IEA];~go_function: GO:0004823 - leucine-tRNA ligase activity [Evidence IEA];~go_function: GO:0005524 - ATP binding [Evidence IEA];~go_process: GO:0006418 - tRNA aminoacylation for protein translation [Evidence IEA];~go_process: GO:0006429 - leucyl-tRNA aminoacylation [Evidence IEA]): MLSLLRLRLNPSCALAQGYRFTTTISPKPFIRLATTSTSSLPRKLDLLALDRKWQEKWQQQQQLPPHPGANDGKPKSYILSMFPYPSGTLHMGHLRVYTISDVLARFYRMRGHDVLHPMGWDAFGLPAENAAIERGVDPADWTRENIGRMKEQLKSISTAFDWDHELATCAPEFYEHTQRIFLMLYQKGLAYQAEALVNYDPVDKTVLANEQVDANGFSWRSGAKVEQLKLKQWFFRITAFKEALLKDLDSLAGGWPERVLSMQRNWLGKSYGAKVKFPVTVNDAQSGVNVFTTRPDTLYGVEYLALSLNHPIVQQAIETDEGLRKFLDEAASLPSDSKAGYKLPNVWASHPLHIIDKESEHIARKLPVFVAPYVLGDYGEGAVMGVPGHDSRDLAFFKENVNPEFIPQVIGAEVQAAPADAGVLPAVDAKAFTHEGYLTSRCWKYQGLHSQEAKKQIVTDLNAVGHGEAVEQWRLRDWLISRQRYWGAPIPIIHCDSCGAVPVPDDQLPVRLPKFERDWLKGKKGNPLESSEEWKRTECPSCGQPATRDTDTMDTFVDSSWYYLRFLDVANKEQPFLPASVRPVDVYIGGVEHAILHLLYARFIYKFLAQSELFPEIARNSDVLKAPPEPFQTLLSQGMVHGKTYSDPSTGRFLHPSDVDFTGGPDKPVIKDTQITPQVSFEKMSKSKHNGVDPTACAHRYGADATRAHVLFAAPVSEVLEWDEAKIVGIERWFGRVWKLVLDARAQLTNSEYRVSEVGLRADHATQLPLLPSLSDADADAVLATHRAIASVTQCVERNPYGLNTVISDLIKLTNSLSSSSNLSSLTLYLCVSSLLRLLAPIAPALSSEGWEILHEAILERQTETPAPAIFAAPWPTPLLTAEQANTLSARGGQTVAVQVNGKMRFTATIPRRLSPTTEKPDAQEEQDWVVSRILETDEGRVWLRERNDWEKRRRVVVVKGGKLVNVVF; this comes from the exons ATGCTCTCCCTCTTACGGCTACGATTAAACCCATCCTGCGCCCTGGCACAGGGCTACAGattcaccaccaccatctcCCCGAAACCCTTCATCCGACTCGcaacaacctcaacctcctcactCCCCCGAAAATTAGACCTCCTCGCCCTCGATCGAAAATGGCAAGAAAAAtggcaacagcaacaacaattACCACCCCACCCCGGCGCCAACGATGGGAAACCCAAATCCTACATCCTCTCCATGTTCCCCTACCCCTCCGGAACCCTGCACATGGGCCATCTCCGCGTCTACACTATCTCCGACGTTCTAGCGCGCTTCTACCGTATGCGAGGACACGATGTCCTCCATCCAATGGGCTGGGATGCGTTCGGATTACCGGCAGAGAATGCAGCGATAGAGAGGGGCGTTGATCCGGCGGATTGGACGAGGGAGAATATTGGAAGGATGAAAGAGCAGCTGAAGAGTATTTCAACGGCTTTTGATTGGGATCAT GAATTGGCGACTTGTGCGCCGGAGTTTTATGAGCATACGCAGCGGATTTTCCTGATGCTGTATCAAAAAGGGTTGGCGTATCAGGCTGAGGCGTTGGTTAATTATGACCCGGTTGATAAGACTGTTTTGGCGAATGAGCAG GTCGATGCGAATGGTTTCTCATGGCGGTCTGGCGCGAAAGTCGAGCAACTCAAATTGAAGCAATGGTTTTTTCGCATCACTGCATTCAAAGAAGCTTTACTGAAAGATCTGGATTCGTTGGCGGGTGGCTGGCCCGAACGAGTCTTGTCTATGCAGCGTAATTGGCTTGGGAAATCGTATGGTGCTAAGGTTAAATTCCCGGTTACTGTCAATGATGCCCAATCAGGTGTTAATGTGTTTACCACTCGTCCTGATACGCTCTACGGCGTCGAGTACTTGGCTCTCTCGCTGAACCACCCCATTGTCCAGCAGGCAATTGAGACGGATGAAGGACTACGCAAGTTCTTGGATGAAGCGGCGTCGCTGCCGTCCGATTCTAAAGCTGGATACAAACTACCTAACGTCTGGGCGTCACACCCGCTGCATATCATCGACAAGGAGAGTGAACACATCGCCCGGAAACTCCCGGTTTTCGTGGCCCCGTATGTCCTCGGTGATTACGGTGAGGGTGCCGTTATGGGTGTTCCGGGGCACGACTCTCGAGATCTGGCCTTCTTTAAAGAGAACGTGAACCCCGAGTTCATTCCACAGGTTATTGGCGCGGAGGTGCAAGCTGCGCCGGCGGACGCCGGCGTCCTCCCCGCGGTGGACGCCAAGGCTTTCACGCACGAAGGCTATTTGACTTCCCGCTGCTGGAAATATCAGGGCTTGCATTCGCAGGAAGCAAAAAAGCAAATCGTCACTGATCTCAACGCCGTTGGTCACGGCGAAGCGGTCGAACAATGGCGACTGCGCGACTGGTTGATCAGTCGACAGCGTTACTGGGGTGCTCCGATCCCCATCATCCACTGCGATAGTTGTGGTGCCGTACCGGTGCCGGACGACCAACTACCAGTGCGACTGCCCAAATTCGAGCGCGACTGGCTCAAGGGGAAAAAGGGTAACCCGCTCGAGTCGTCAGAGGAGTGGAAGCGCACTGAATGCCCTAGTTGCGGACAGCCCGCGACCCGCGACACTGACACGATGGACACCTTTGTCGACTCGTCGTGGTACTATCTACGGTTCTTGGATGTGGCGAATAAGGAGCAGCCATTTTTGCCTGCATCTGTTCGACCGGTAGATGTCTACATTGGCGGTGTTGAACATGCCATCCTGCATCTTTTGTATGCCCGTTTCATCTACAAGTTCCTTGCGCAGTCTGAACTGTTCCCCGAGATCGCACGGAACAGTGATGTGCTAAAAGCACCACCGGAGCCATTCCAGACATTGTTGTCGCAGGGAATGGTCCACGGGAAGACATATTCGGACCCGTCGACTGGCCGATTCCTGCACCCGTCTGATGTGGATTTTACCGGTGGTCCTGACAAGCCCGTTATCAAGGACACCCAAATCACACCACAGGTATCCTTCGAAAAGATGTCTAAGAGCAAACACAACGGTGTAGATCCCACCGCATGCGCACACCGGTACGGAGCCGATGCAACACGTGCGCATGTGTTATTCGCAGCGCCGGTCAGCGAGGTTCTCGAGTGGGATGAGGCGAAGATCGTGGGTATCGAGCGGTGGTTTGGTCGGGTGTGGAAGCTGGTTTTGGATGCACGAGCACAATTGACTAACTCGGAGTACCGGGTCTCGGAGGTGGGACTGCGTGCCGACCACGCGACACAATTGCCGTTGCTGCCGTCACTGAGTGATGCTGATGCAGACGCCGTGCTCGCCACGCATCGAGCCATCGCTTCGGTCACTCAGTGCGTTGAGCGCAATCCGTACGGACTAAACACGGTGATTTCGGATTTGATCAAGTTGACCAATTCGctatcctcctcttcgaaTCTCTCCTCTCTGACCCTGTACCTCTGCGTCTCTTCCCTTCTCCGTCTCCTGGCACCAATTGCGCCAGCCTTGTCCTCAGAGGGATGGGAGATTCTGCACGAAGCAATTCTCGAACGTCAAACCGAGACTCCCGCCCCAGCCATCTTCGCCGCGCCCTGGCCAACACCACTCCTGACCGCGGAACAAGCAAACACCCTGTCCGCGCGCGGGGGCCAAACCGTCGCGGTTCAGGTAAACGGCAAGATGCGCTTCACGGCAACTATCCCGCGACGACTGTCACCCACGACGGAGAAACCGGATGCGCAGGAGGAGCAGGATTGGGTGGTGAGTCGGATTCTGGAGACGGATGAGGGACGGGTATGGTTGCGGGAACGGAATGACTGGGAGAAGCGGAGacgggtggtggtggtaaaGGGGGGGAAGTTGGTCAACGTGGTTTTTTGA
- the fdh gene encoding formate dehydrogenase (NAD+) FDH1 (COG:C;~EggNog:ENOG410PFPK;~InterPro:IPR006140,IPR036291,IPR006139,IPR029753, IPR029752,IPR033689;~PFAM:PF00389,PF02826;~go_function: GO:0008863 - formate dehydrogenase (NAD+) activity [Evidence IEA];~go_function: GO:0016616 - oxidoreductase activity, acting on the CH-OH group of donors, NAD or NADP as acceptor [Evidence IEA];~go_function: GO:0051287 - NAD binding [Evidence IEA];~go_process: GO:0055114 - oxidation-reduction process [Evidence IEA]), with translation MVFARSLSRQLGRSSTLLSAAGSSRPAFRPTPLAGAFSGARTLTASASRQGKVLMVLYDGGQHAKDQPGLLGTTENELGLRKWLESEGHTLVTTSDKEGENSTFDKELVDAEVIITTPFHPGYLTAERLAKAKNLKIAVTAGVGSDHVDLNAANKTNGGITVAEVTGCNVVSVAEHVVMTILTLVRNFVPAHEQIRNGEWDVAAVAKNEFDLEGKTVGTVAVGRIGERVLRRLKPFDCKELLYYDYQPLSPEVEKEIGCRRVENLEDMLAQCDIVTINCPLHEKTRGLFNKDLISKMKKGSWLVNTARGAIVVKEDVAEAVKSGHLRGYGGDVWFPQPAPKDHPLRYVQGPWGGGNAMVPHMSGTSIDAQIRYAQGTKEILESYFSGRFDYKNQDLIVHAGDYVTKAYGQRK, from the exons ATGGTATTTGCTCGCTCTCTTTCTCGTCAACTTGGACGGTCCTCTACTCTCCTCTCCGCCGCAGGGTCCTCAAGACCTGCCTTCCGCCCTACTCCGTTGGCGGGGGCCTTCTCAGGTGCACGTACGCTAACTGCTTCTGCGAGCCGACAGGGTAAGGTTCTTATGGTTCTCTATGAT GGCGGTCAACACGCCAAGGACCAGCCCGGCCTTCTCGGTACCACTGAGAACGAGCTCGGTCTGCGCAAGTGGCTCGAGTCTGAGGGTCACACCCTCGTCACCACCTCCGACAAGGAGGGTGAGAACTCGACCTTTGACAAGGAGCTTGTTGACGCTGaagtcatcatcaccactcC CTTCCACCCCGGTTACCTGACCGCTGAGCGTCTGGCCAAAGCTAAGAACCTCAAGATTGCCGTCACTGCTGGTGTTGGCTCTGACCACGTTGACCTCAACGCTGCCAACAAGACCAATGGCGGTATCACCGTTGCTGAGGTCACTGGCTGCAACGTCGTCTCCGTCGCTGAGCACGTTGTCATGACCATCCTCACCCTGGTTCGCAACTTCGTCCCTGCCCACGAGCAGATCCGCAACGGCGAGTGGGATGTTGCTGCCGTCGCCAAGAACGAGTTCGACCTCGAGGGTAAGACCGTCGGTACTGTTGCCGTTGGCCGTATCGGTGAGCGTGTCCTCCGCCGTCTCAAGCCCTTCGACTGCAAGGAGCTCCTCTACTACGACTACCAGCCTCTGTCCCCCGAGGTCGAGAAGGAAATTGGCTGCCGCCGTGTCGAGAACCTCGAGGACATGCTTGCTCAGTGTGACATCGTCACCATCAACTGTCCCTTGCACGAGAAGACCCGTGGTCTCTTCAACAAGGACCTCATCTCCAAGATGAAGAAGG GCTCTTGGCTCGTCAACACCGCTCGTGGTGCCATCGTCGTCAAGGAGGATGTCGCCGAGGCCGTCAAGTCTGGTCACTTGAGAGGCTACGGTGGTGACGTCTGGTTCCCTCAGCCCGCTCCCAAGGACCACCCGCTCCGTTACGTCCAGGGCCCCTGGGGCGGTGGCAACGCCATGGTTCCCCACATGTCCGGTACCTCGATCGACGCCCAGATCCGGTACGCCCAAGGTACTAAGGAGATCTTGGAGAGCTATTTCTCTGGCCGCTTCGACTACAAGAACCAGGACCTTATCGTCCACGCTGGTGACTACGTCACCAAGGCTTACGGCCAGCGCAAGTAA
- a CDS encoding uncharacterized protein (COG:S;~EggNog:ENOG410PT2G;~TransMembrane:1 (o6-28i)), translating into MSSSLAKTLVIPATISLVLYVFLSHLILPFFRHYHQRYAHYLPLHTISAHTSSLRDRIGDTLMRCVLRSSSSFPWRRNSVAGPGGDHHDNVSIDDEEGEIMVGMHMDPARRRELERRWDSRPESEGRLSRDLEEGFMDDSDDEEDRGRR; encoded by the exons ATGTCCTCAAGCCTCGCAAAG ACACTCGTAATCCCGGCCACTATCTCCCTAGTCCTCTACGTTTTCCTCTCTCATCTCATCCTCCCATTCTTCCGGCACTACCACCAACGCTACGCCCATTACCTCCCGCTACACACCATCTCCGCGCACACTTCCTCTCTCCGTGACCGCATCGGCGACACCCTCATGCGCTGCGTCCTGcgctcatcatcctcatttCCATGGCGCAGGAATAGTGTGGCCGGGCCTGGGGGGGATCATCACGATAATGTCAgcattgatgatgaggagggtgagATTATGGTTGGGATGCATATGGATCCAGCGAGGAGGAGGGAATTGGAGAGGAGGTGGGATAGTAGGCCCGAATCGGAGGGGAGGTTGAGTCGGGATTTGGAGGAGGGCTTTATGGATGATAgtgatgacgaggaggataGAGGGCGTCGTTAA